The Synergistaceae bacterium genomic interval GTATAAATAGTAGCGTAATAATTATTTACATCGATTACTTCACAGTTTTCAGGCTCGGCACAAAACGCGGCACACGTGCATAATGAAGTATCAAGAGTTATCCCGTTACGCGCGCTCTCTGTCAGTAATTTCTTTTTCCGGAGGGTGCTTCTTGCTTCGTTGAGTTCCTGCTCAAATTTTGCATTATCTGCCGGAAAATCATAGACGATATTCACAAGCCGGCTTAATTGCAGCATTACGGCCGTATAAAATAATTCTTTCGCTGTTACACGCAAAAAATTGACTTCCATAAATATATAACCTCCATTTTTTATTGAGGGCAGAGAGTGAGTCCCCGCCCCTTGTAACAATTACGCGCCTAATTTGCTGGCGATGCCCTTATTGCCCTGTTCAAGCTCTCTCATATCACCGGCATATTTCTGCATAAACTTTGCAAAGCTCTCCATATCCTGCGAAAACTTATCGAATACAGTTCTCTTCTGATTGAAGCTATCAGTGAAAGCCTGCTGCGTTTCACCGTGCCAGTGCTCAATCAAGCCTGCTATAAGATTAGCGATTTGTTGAAACATGCTGTCAAGACTCGATTTCTGACCTAAAAGCTTTGTTGCTTCAGACTCTAAATTTTCAGGCGTTAAGAGAATATCAGCTGCCATTAAATTCACCTCCTTTACTATTACGCAAAAAATGACACCATTACTAGAAGTTCAAGCCAGATGTTGCACTAGCGTCGGCATTTTCCATAGCAGCAGCATAATTCTTCATGAATGTTGAAAAAGTGAGCATATCCTCAGCAAATTTGTCATAAACCTTTTTCTTCTCAGTAAAGCTGTTGACAAATGCTTGCTGTGCTTTACCATGCCAACCGCTTTGAAGCTCGTTAACAAGAGTTTGAATTTGATTGACGATTCCTGTCAGATTCTCTCTATGAGTGTCCATTTTGCCAGCTTCCGAATTCAGCAGTTGAGGTGTTAATTGAATCTCCGGCATATAAATTCACCTCCTTATAAATAAATTTTGTGTATATCTTTAATTCCCATAAAACTATCAGGGAATAAAGCCCGAACCTTATTATTTCTTAGAGACATATAAACAGCTCCCCTCGTATGATCCTGCGCTGATTAAAGTCTCATCATCATGTAAAAAACGATTGTTGAACGCGATATTATATTCATTCCATCCTGTAAAAATTCCCTCGTACATATTTCTAAGTATCTCCAAAATCTTATCTTTCAAGACATTAACAGGAACATCGGCCGGAATTTCCATATCAACAAAAATATTTTTCTCGTAATATCCGATAGTAATAATCACTGTCTCAGGTTCTTTCGCCATTTATTGAGCACCTGCCTTAGCAAATTTCAAAGCTGTAACTTTTCCGGCATGTATTAAGCAGCCTTCCGAGTCAGAAAAAATCATATCGGTTTCTTGATGCAGATTATTAAACGCTATATATTCATTAATGCTGCCTCCTGCAATAAGGGCATTACCATTATTCAAGCAATTATTAAACGGTCTTATGCTGTCTTTAAACATGTTCAAGAACGCAAGATCTTCACTGCTGCTAAAAATGTATAAATGAATGTTGAAATCTGCCCCGCTGCGTGTGAGAGTTTCGAGAATGTCTGCGCTTTCCTGCGAGATTCCACGATAAAACCCGAGAAAATTATCAATACAGAAAATTATGCGCTGAAAATTAGTAGC includes:
- a CDS encoding WXG100 family type VII secretion target, which encodes MAADILLTPENLESEATKLLGQKSSLDSMFQQIANLIAGLIEHWHGETQQAFTDSFNQKRTVFDKFSQDMESFAKFMQKYAGDMRELEQGNKGIASKLGA
- a CDS encoding WXG100 family type VII secretion target, with product MPEIQLTPQLLNSEAGKMDTHRENLTGIVNQIQTLVNELQSGWHGKAQQAFVNSFTEKKKVYDKFAEDMLTFSTFMKNYAAAMENADASATSGLNF